A region from the uncultured Holophaga sp. genome encodes:
- a CDS encoding CocE/NonD family hydrolase, translating to MATGLFLDGSITGLGYRTERRSGVLDAQGRFEYEPGETVSFDAAGIFLGSGMGRDFMSPADLVAEVHGDITRISHYQVTNEVRFLTAIGDLSPEVNALLAHYRYRINFVQDYEHFGADPAVAELMEKLGRTLSSVESARNLVRRCIQGIRKEANVPIPMRDGSFVLADVYRPLAEGRYPVVMCMGVFGKGFVNGYATTPEEIAFHEKAEDAFFESYGSPDTKKFLQGVFFQRMGPCFGSAVPIPRLKPGHAHVHHGPPPQLVPVSETFEQPCARDWVPRGYVVINMEERGVGSNPGDLKQFGVQSGRDYADGIEWAAAQSWSTGKVGLWGASYYAMTQYMAAQQRPKGLTAMIPIMGDYDGYRDYIYSGGGLYNRADNMNATTHPQDHTFMDHNREHPFWSEEAYGPEAPYTSTCDIARLDYPIWPVVEPGASLHGKGSSEAFIRCGSKNKKLLIVNDTGIHFWMYDPQYLDRFRAFFDKWLKGEENGIMEGPRVELQIRTGQGGYYWRRELDWPVPGTSYPRFYLDAQPGSVSTDGQRSGFRSLLPAPGADGQVSYDADVDRSEIESLSGVSFISEPMEEDMEIAGYIKAGLFVSSTTRDMELHLNLRVIDENGVEVRYSPPTGMCQYLPLGFGALKVSHRMQHPGLTRPDCPVYTHTPEDHQPLKPGQIVECEVGSFPTTGLIRKGWRIRLDLEPVGNTWIAFDEEAYRPGSQNTIHVGRTFPSYVQLPLLPKR from the coding sequence ATGGCGACGGGACTCTTCCTGGACGGAAGCATCACCGGTCTGGGCTATCGCACGGAGCGGCGCTCGGGGGTGCTGGATGCCCAGGGACGTTTTGAATATGAGCCCGGGGAGACGGTGAGCTTCGATGCCGCCGGGATCTTCCTGGGCAGTGGCATGGGACGGGACTTCATGAGCCCTGCGGATCTGGTGGCGGAGGTCCACGGTGACATCACGCGCATCTCCCACTACCAGGTCACCAACGAGGTCCGCTTCCTCACGGCCATCGGGGATCTCAGTCCCGAAGTCAACGCGCTCCTGGCCCACTACCGCTATCGCATCAACTTCGTGCAGGACTACGAGCACTTCGGTGCCGACCCGGCGGTCGCTGAGCTGATGGAGAAGCTGGGGAGGACACTCTCCAGCGTGGAGTCCGCCCGCAACCTGGTCCGCCGCTGCATCCAGGGCATCCGCAAGGAGGCCAATGTCCCCATCCCCATGCGGGACGGGAGCTTTGTCCTGGCGGATGTCTACCGGCCTCTCGCGGAGGGGCGGTACCCCGTGGTCATGTGCATGGGGGTCTTCGGCAAGGGCTTCGTGAACGGCTACGCCACCACCCCCGAAGAGATCGCCTTCCACGAAAAGGCCGAGGACGCTTTCTTTGAGAGCTATGGCTCGCCCGACACCAAGAAATTCCTGCAGGGGGTCTTCTTCCAGCGCATGGGGCCCTGCTTCGGTTCCGCTGTGCCCATTCCCAGGCTCAAGCCCGGACATGCCCACGTGCACCACGGGCCACCCCCCCAGCTGGTGCCCGTCTCCGAGACCTTCGAGCAGCCCTGCGCCAGGGACTGGGTACCCCGCGGCTACGTGGTGATCAACATGGAGGAGCGGGGTGTGGGGTCCAACCCAGGCGACCTCAAGCAGTTCGGTGTGCAGTCCGGCCGCGACTACGCCGATGGCATCGAGTGGGCCGCCGCCCAGTCCTGGTCCACGGGCAAGGTGGGCCTCTGGGGGGCCTCTTACTACGCCATGACCCAGTACATGGCCGCCCAGCAGCGTCCCAAGGGCCTCACGGCCATGATCCCCATCATGGGTGACTACGACGGCTACCGGGATTACATCTACAGCGGCGGCGGGCTCTACAACCGGGCCGACAACATGAACGCCACGACGCACCCCCAGGATCACACCTTCATGGACCACAACCGGGAGCATCCCTTCTGGTCCGAGGAGGCCTATGGCCCGGAGGCCCCCTACACCTCCACCTGCGACATTGCCAGGCTGGACTACCCCATCTGGCCCGTGGTGGAGCCCGGGGCATCGCTCCACGGCAAGGGCAGCAGCGAGGCCTTTATCCGCTGCGGCTCCAAGAACAAGAAGCTCCTCATCGTCAATGACACCGGCATCCACTTCTGGATGTACGACCCCCAGTATCTGGACCGCTTCCGGGCCTTCTTCGACAAGTGGCTGAAGGGGGAGGAGAACGGGATTATGGAGGGGCCGCGGGTGGAGCTGCAGATCCGCACGGGCCAGGGGGGCTACTACTGGCGACGGGAACTCGACTGGCCTGTGCCCGGTACCAGCTATCCGAGGTTCTACCTCGATGCGCAACCGGGCTCCGTCAGCACCGACGGCCAGCGCAGCGGCTTCCGCAGCCTGCTTCCCGCGCCCGGGGCCGACGGACAGGTGAGCTATGACGCCGATGTGGACCGCTCCGAGATCGAGTCGCTGAGCGGGGTCAGCTTCATATCAGAGCCCATGGAAGAGGACATGGAGATCGCGGGCTACATCAAGGCCGGACTCTTCGTATCCTCCACCACCCGGGACATGGAGCTCCATCTGAACCTGAGGGTGATCGATGAGAACGGGGTAGAGGTGCGCTACTCGCCCCCCACCGGCATGTGCCAGTATCTGCCCCTGGGCTTCGGGGCCCTCAAGGTCTCGCACCGGATGCAGCATCCCGGGCTCACCCGTCCCGACTGCCCGGTCTACACCCACACCCCCGAGGACCACCAGCCCCTCAAGCCCGGCCAGATCGTGGAGTGCGAGGTGGGCAGCTTCCCCACCACCGGCCTCATCCGGAAGGGCTGGCGCATCCGGCTCGACCTGGAGCCGGTGGGCAACACCTGGATCGCCTTCGACGAGGAGGCATACCGGCCCGGCTCGCAGAACACGATCCATGTGGGGCGGACCTTCCCCTCCTACGTCCAGCTGCCGCTGCTGCCCAAGCGGTAG
- a CDS encoding GGDEF domain-containing protein, with amino-acid sequence MSSSEEVFDLFDQEKDQVRRAMALLEQPHLGFQDLKDLALELAQALEQSSREQQRLVRTGDRQQAQLRMVSQELQEKSRLLEEQARHLMVLNTELAHEVETRKSLEVELRVQATTDPLTGAYNRRRFSELADYELAREQRNREGLCLVALDIDHFKRVNDRHGHAAGDGTLLRFTQSVTTALRGMDTLGRLGGEEFAILLPSTLLKDALNLAERIRQAVERCPMSGPEGPFFITVSLGVTQLRPGEGLEGLMSRADGCLYEAKRTGRNRVASRP; translated from the coding sequence TTGTCCAGCTCTGAGGAGGTCTTCGACCTCTTCGACCAGGAGAAGGACCAGGTCCGGCGGGCCATGGCCCTTCTGGAGCAGCCCCACCTCGGGTTCCAGGACTTGAAGGATCTGGCCCTGGAGCTGGCCCAGGCCCTTGAGCAGAGTTCCCGCGAGCAGCAGCGGCTGGTGCGAACCGGCGACCGTCAGCAGGCCCAGCTCCGTATGGTCTCCCAGGAGCTGCAGGAGAAGTCCCGACTGCTCGAGGAGCAGGCCCGCCACCTCATGGTGCTCAACACGGAGCTGGCCCACGAGGTGGAGACCCGCAAGAGTCTGGAGGTGGAGCTGAGAGTCCAGGCCACCACCGACCCCCTGACGGGGGCCTACAACCGCCGACGTTTCTCAGAGCTTGCCGACTACGAGCTGGCTCGGGAGCAGCGCAATCGGGAGGGGCTCTGCCTGGTGGCCCTGGATATCGACCACTTCAAGCGGGTCAACGACCGCCACGGACACGCCGCCGGGGACGGTACCCTGCTGCGCTTCACCCAGAGCGTCACCACCGCCCTCAGGGGCATGGACACCCTGGGACGTCTGGGGGGCGAGGAGTTCGCCATCCTGCTGCCCTCCACCCTGCTCAAGGACGCCCTGAACCTTGCAGAACGGATCCGCCAAGCCGTGGAACGCTGCCCCATGAGCGGCCCGGAGGGCCCCTTCTTCATCACGGTCAGCCTGGGGGTGACCCAGCTCCGCCCAGGTGAAGGGCTGGAGGGCCTCATGTCCCGCGCTGACGGATGCCTCTACGAGGCCAAGCGGACGGGGCGGAACCGGGTGGCCAGCCGCCCCTGA
- a CDS encoding DUF1987 domain-containing protein, translated as MENLHIPSAERSPEVDFRFTEHRLALRGEAYPEDAAAFFGPILRALATHCEGASGQELRMDFQLGYFNTSSAKALMNLIQLLEQAARNGAQVDIHWHYAEGDDVIQEFGEDFSSELEHARFHLVQL; from the coding sequence ATGGAGAACCTTCACATCCCTTCAGCCGAACGCTCCCCCGAGGTCGACTTCCGTTTCACCGAACACCGCCTGGCCCTCCGGGGAGAGGCCTACCCTGAGGATGCCGCCGCCTTCTTCGGCCCCATCCTCAGGGCTCTCGCGACCCACTGTGAGGGGGCTTCCGGCCAGGAACTCCGGATGGACTTCCAGTTGGGCTACTTCAACACCAGCAGTGCCAAGGCCCTGATGAACCTGATCCAGCTCCTGGAACAGGCCGCCCGGAACGGGGCCCAGGTGGACATCCACTGGCACTATGCCGAGGGGGATGATGTCATTCAGGAGTTCGGCGAGGACTTCTCCAGCGAGCTTGAGCATGCCCGGTTCCACCTTGTCCAGCTCTGA
- a CDS encoding SiaB family protein kinase — MLAADHYQIKLENHHQGVIFTYNGFLSEGILFALGEALKKKLSAEETDATTMKRVFSVFVEQAQNIIRYSAETVADEQREVNRISSGLLRVGHDGDRFFVVCGNVMRLADALPLRERLEKIQALDPAGIKAYYLEKIKAPEDSGSKGASLGLIEIARRASEPIQFDFHPIDPETTFYCMKAFI; from the coding sequence ATGCTCGCTGCCGACCACTACCAGATCAAGCTCGAGAACCACCACCAGGGGGTGATCTTCACCTACAACGGCTTCCTCTCAGAGGGAATCCTCTTCGCCCTGGGCGAGGCCCTCAAGAAGAAGCTCAGTGCCGAAGAGACCGATGCCACCACCATGAAGCGGGTCTTCTCGGTCTTCGTGGAGCAGGCCCAGAACATCATCCGCTACTCCGCCGAGACGGTGGCCGACGAGCAGCGGGAAGTCAACCGCATCAGCTCGGGCCTGCTCCGGGTGGGGCACGATGGTGACCGCTTCTTCGTGGTCTGCGGCAACGTCATGCGTCTGGCCGATGCCCTGCCCCTCCGGGAGCGTCTGGAGAAGATCCAGGCCCTGGACCCGGCCGGCATCAAGGCCTACTACCTCGAAAAGATCAAGGCACCCGAAGACAGCGGCAGCAAGGGAGCCAGCCTGGGGCTCATCGAAATCGCCCGGAGAGCCAGCGAGCCCATCCAGTTCGACTTCCACCCCATCGACCCGGAGACGACCTTCTACTGCATGAAGGCTTTCATCTGA
- a CDS encoding GAF domain-containing protein, translating to MESMEASSPSSDPLRLLLSFLAHETERPSERIQEGLSLVVALTGIDRTMLATRSSFGLETLAWATHEGLFQPDWSPAPATGLCQAALEGAPLPLEVEDIPASDLWGAHPDSRELGIEAYLGIPVGNPPLGVISLQSASPRRFSDEDRLVAQAMAALFAPLLELEQLREELHRKDEVLALHSAIADDHALEHPQSQLPTRRYLEIWARANLSRARRSREKIGVVLFDTRRTPGGFSGLETMATHLRGEDLLVDLGGHQVLLVVPATNHGLMGGLLRRMQSITGHTLPCGATLCDPSTDLEGGQPSLSPAIARALLALSEAGDTPHWIQAD from the coding sequence ATGGAAAGCATGGAAGCCTCCTCTCCATCCTCCGACCCCCTGCGCCTCCTCCTGTCCTTTCTGGCCCATGAAACCGAGCGGCCCTCTGAGAGGATCCAGGAGGGCCTCTCCCTTGTCGTGGCCCTCACCGGCATCGACCGGACCATGCTGGCAACCCGGAGTTCCTTCGGCCTGGAGACGCTGGCCTGGGCCACCCATGAAGGACTCTTCCAGCCGGACTGGAGCCCTGCCCCCGCCACAGGCCTCTGCCAGGCGGCCCTGGAGGGAGCCCCCTTGCCCCTCGAGGTGGAGGACATCCCCGCCTCTGATCTCTGGGGCGCCCACCCTGACTCCCGGGAACTCGGCATCGAGGCCTACCTGGGGATCCCCGTGGGAAATCCTCCCCTGGGGGTCATCTCCCTGCAATCCGCCAGCCCCCGCCGGTTCTCGGACGAGGATCGCCTGGTGGCCCAGGCGATGGCCGCCCTCTTCGCCCCCCTGCTGGAGCTGGAACAGCTCCGGGAGGAACTCCACCGCAAAGACGAGGTCCTTGCCCTGCACAGCGCCATCGCCGACGACCATGCCCTGGAGCATCCCCAGAGCCAGCTGCCCACCCGCCGCTATCTGGAGATCTGGGCCCGGGCCAACCTCTCCCGGGCCCGACGCTCCCGGGAGAAGATCGGGGTCGTCCTCTTCGACACCCGGAGAACCCCTGGCGGTTTCAGCGGGCTGGAGACCATGGCCACGCATCTCCGGGGTGAGGACTTGCTGGTGGACCTCGGCGGGCATCAGGTCCTGCTGGTGGTCCCGGCCACCAACCACGGCCTCATGGGTGGCCTCCTCAGGCGGATGCAGAGCATTACGGGCCATACCCTGCCCTGCGGCGCAACCCTCTGCGACCCTTCCACCGATCTGGAGGGGGGCCAGCCCAGCCTGAGCCCAGCCATCGCCCGGGCCCTCCTTGCCCTGTCCGAAGCCGGAGACACCCCCCACTGGATCCAGGCGGACTGA
- a CDS encoding RluA family pseudouridine synthase yields the protein MTLQNWKFIVESGQSDLRLDQLVAEGTGLSRRQARMALQLGGVQVNQKRVRVASRTVQPGSEVRVAVDDTLGAPPDFAVEVVFEDPWLLVVNKPAGLPTQGTQASDRHDLLALLGRQRPGQKLILCHRLDQGTSGVLVLAKDKAGDLGRLFQERTLRKLYLARIPRTLEPVEVDRPIGRLRLAKPARFGCEGDLLEPRPSQTLFRPATEEESRGLVPGSWVVAEPRTGRTHQIRVHLAWLGTPILGDGLYGGAASDQLWLHAWKLVLSHPVTGEPLELVAPPHRFMEPS from the coding sequence ATGACGCTGCAGAACTGGAAATTCATCGTGGAATCGGGGCAGTCGGACCTGCGCCTGGATCAGCTGGTGGCCGAGGGCACGGGCCTCAGCCGGCGGCAGGCCCGGATGGCCCTGCAGCTGGGGGGGGTCCAGGTGAACCAGAAGCGGGTCCGCGTGGCCAGCCGTACGGTGCAGCCGGGATCTGAGGTCCGGGTGGCGGTGGACGACACCCTGGGGGCGCCCCCGGACTTCGCAGTCGAAGTGGTCTTCGAGGATCCCTGGCTGCTGGTGGTGAACAAGCCCGCCGGGCTGCCCACCCAGGGCACCCAGGCCTCCGATCGCCATGACCTGCTCGCCCTGCTGGGGCGGCAGCGCCCCGGACAGAAGCTCATCCTCTGCCACCGGCTTGACCAGGGCACCAGCGGGGTGCTGGTGCTGGCCAAGGACAAAGCGGGGGACCTGGGACGGCTCTTCCAGGAGCGGACTCTCCGCAAGCTCTATCTTGCCCGGATCCCCAGGACTCTGGAGCCGGTGGAGGTGGACCGCCCCATCGGCAGGCTGCGCCTGGCCAAGCCCGCCCGCTTCGGGTGCGAGGGTGACCTGCTGGAGCCCCGGCCCTCCCAGACGCTCTTTCGTCCTGCCACGGAGGAGGAGTCCCGGGGGCTGGTGCCTGGCTCCTGGGTGGTGGCCGAGCCCCGGACGGGGCGTACCCACCAGATCCGGGTCCACCTCGCCTGGCTGGGGACGCCCATCCTGGGCGATGGGCTCTATGGGGGTGCTGCCTCCGACCAGCTATGGCTGCATGCCTGGAAGCTGGTCCTCAGCCATCCCGTTACCGGGGAGCCCCTGGAACTGGTCGCACCGCCCCACCGCTTCATGGAGCCCTCGTGA
- a CDS encoding diacylglycerol kinase family protein — MTAKLPLVYNARSGPRPKDPEALLSRLPAELRARIEPAPFGPPWDFGPLIQQAWAAGGPLLVWGGDGTLHHAGRALVAAGCPVPLGAVPGGSGNGLVRGLRTPLEPAGAVASLLAGREIRMDLPRLDGIPFLNLCGTGFEAEVAHAFDGLEGRGFLNYARLSLGLWRTHRGAGVIWEEASQPPARPAGGGLARLKAAWRGGEPSLPESIWSLCFANLPQFGSGFWIAPGASPVDGVLQWARLRRPSPLDLLSEVPRLFREAGHTRLREEGRLLACRLRLERSLPWHLDGEPAPARDRAELTLEPGGFRMQVTADCPW; from the coding sequence GTGACAGCCAAGCTGCCCCTGGTCTACAACGCCCGGTCGGGCCCCCGGCCCAAGGATCCCGAGGCCCTCCTCTCCCGGCTCCCCGCGGAGCTGCGTGCCCGCATCGAACCTGCGCCCTTCGGCCCCCCCTGGGACTTCGGTCCCCTGATCCAGCAGGCCTGGGCCGCGGGAGGACCCCTGCTGGTCTGGGGCGGGGATGGCACTCTGCACCATGCGGGCCGGGCCCTGGTGGCGGCAGGTTGTCCCGTGCCCCTGGGGGCTGTACCGGGAGGTTCGGGCAATGGCCTGGTCCGGGGTCTGCGCACACCCCTGGAGCCTGCGGGGGCCGTGGCCAGCCTGCTGGCGGGGCGGGAGATCCGCATGGACCTGCCCCGGCTGGACGGAATCCCCTTCCTGAACCTCTGCGGGACCGGCTTCGAGGCTGAGGTGGCCCACGCCTTCGACGGCCTGGAGGGGCGGGGCTTCCTGAATTACGCCCGCCTCAGTCTCGGGCTCTGGCGGACCCACCGTGGGGCGGGAGTGATCTGGGAGGAGGCCTCCCAACCGCCAGCGCGGCCAGCAGGGGGGGGCCTGGCCAGGCTGAAGGCCGCTTGGCGGGGAGGGGAACCTTCCCTGCCGGAGTCGATCTGGAGCCTCTGCTTCGCAAACCTGCCCCAGTTCGGCTCGGGCTTCTGGATCGCGCCGGGGGCCAGCCCGGTGGATGGTGTGCTGCAGTGGGCCCGCCTCCGGCGGCCCTCCCCCTTAGATCTGCTTTCTGAGGTGCCCCGCCTCTTCCGGGAGGCAGGGCACACACGGCTGAGGGAGGAGGGCAGGCTCCTCGCCTGTCGCCTGCGCCTGGAGCGCTCCCTGCCATGGCACCTGGATGGCGAGCCGGCGCCAGCCCGGGACCGGGCCGAGCTGACCCTGGAACCGGGGGGCTTCAGGATGCAGGTGACCGCGGATTGTCCCTGGTGA
- a CDS encoding cyclic nucleotide-binding domain-containing protein, giving the protein MPGPFDIALLETGEDSELCRLLKSCTDIGPLRYADGELLVRQDDRDQDLFIVVKGVFTVEQPPLVAGGTPVVLASVLCDPAHLAIVGEMAYFGDLRRTASVRSCGITYALRLKPAHIDVIIAGYPELTRVICQQFALRLKEANEVIRAFQSRFALVSVKRLVSEGELLFREGDPAPEIHQVLAGQVELSRGAAVTVCEPEDARSGFLEPEAFLAGRPHQTTARALRDSILVTVSREHADVLVRCYPELARLR; this is encoded by the coding sequence ATGCCAGGCCCATTTGATATCGCTCTGCTGGAAACCGGTGAAGACTCGGAGCTCTGCAGGTTGCTGAAGTCCTGCACTGACATCGGGCCCCTGCGTTACGCAGACGGGGAGCTGCTGGTGCGGCAGGATGACCGGGATCAAGACCTCTTCATCGTGGTGAAGGGGGTGTTCACCGTAGAACAGCCACCTCTGGTCGCCGGGGGGACTCCCGTGGTCCTGGCCTCGGTGCTCTGCGATCCCGCGCACCTCGCCATCGTCGGCGAGATGGCCTACTTCGGGGATCTCCGGCGGACGGCCTCGGTCCGGAGCTGCGGGATCACCTATGCCCTCCGTCTCAAGCCTGCGCACATCGATGTGATCATCGCCGGCTATCCCGAACTCACCCGGGTCATCTGCCAGCAGTTCGCCCTGCGGTTGAAGGAGGCCAATGAGGTGATCCGGGCTTTCCAGAGCCGCTTCGCCCTGGTGAGCGTCAAGCGCCTGGTGTCTGAGGGGGAGCTGCTCTTCCGGGAGGGGGATCCGGCTCCTGAGATCCATCAGGTCCTGGCCGGACAGGTGGAGCTGAGCCGTGGAGCGGCTGTGACGGTCTGCGAGCCTGAAGACGCCCGATCGGGCTTCCTGGAGCCTGAGGCCTTCCTGGCTGGCCGGCCCCACCAGACCACGGCCCGGGCTCTGAGGGACAGCATCCTGGTGACGGTGAGCCGGGAGCATGCCGATGTCCTGGTGCGCTGCTATCCGGAGCTGGCCAGGTTGCGTTGA